In Pseudocalidococcus azoricus BACA0444, a single genomic region encodes these proteins:
- a CDS encoding phytochelatin synthase family protein, translating to MIDRYLIARQGLTLSQLAALLQTYPVTVEQYYGSDLGLAEFRQILGISLGKANQYILVNYLRSSIGQETGGHISPLAAYHAEQDQVLILDVARYKYPPIWVSVQALWQAMQTIDPVSGKSRGFLVIHNREPNPKN from the coding sequence GTGATTGATCGGTATCTGATTGCTCGCCAGGGGTTAACCCTATCCCAGTTGGCCGCACTCTTACAAACCTATCCCGTTACGGTAGAGCAATATTACGGATCTGATCTGGGCCTGGCGGAATTTCGGCAAATTCTGGGCATATCCCTAGGAAAGGCTAATCAATACATCTTGGTGAATTATTTACGCTCCAGTATTGGTCAGGAAACAGGGGGACATATTTCACCGTTAGCCGCCTATCATGCCGAGCAGGATCAGGTGTTGATCTTAGATGTAGCCCGTTACAAATATCCGCCGATCTGGGTTTCTGTCCAGGCCCTTTGGCAAGCTATGCAAACCATTGATCCAGTCTCAGGAAAATCTCGGGGGTTTTTAGTCATTCACAACCGAGAGCCAAACCCCAAGAACTAA
- a CDS encoding Uma2 family endonuclease — translation MIQTVLEPNHLGIAPGQRLNAAEFYQLCMTYPDQSLELTANGELIIVSPVGGIGGAQEASLIGQVWAWNATKKLGQVFSSSTIFRLPNGAHRSPDVAWVKLGRWQTLTEIERQKFPPLCPDFVIELRSPSDRLIVLQEKMQEYLANGCHLAWLIDLQNQQIEIYRPGLACETQSLPTRLEGGELLPGLVMTIN, via the coding sequence ATGATCCAAACTGTTCTAGAACCCAATCATTTAGGAATTGCCCCAGGTCAGCGACTGAATGCAGCGGAATTTTATCAACTTTGTATGACATATCCCGATCAATCCCTGGAGTTGACTGCCAATGGAGAGTTAATCATCGTGTCACCTGTCGGGGGAATTGGGGGAGCGCAAGAAGCTAGTTTGATTGGGCAAGTTTGGGCCTGGAACGCAACTAAAAAATTAGGCCAGGTCTTTAGTTCTTCTACTATTTTTAGACTGCCCAATGGTGCTCACCGCTCACCGGATGTGGCCTGGGTGAAACTAGGGCGTTGGCAAACTTTAACAGAGATTGAACGTCAGAAATTTCCCCCCCTTTGTCCTGATTTTGTGATTGAGTTGCGGTCTCCCTCTGATCGTTTAATCGTGCTTCAAGAGAAAATGCAGGAGTATTTGGCGAATGGGTGTCACTTGGCCTGGTTGATTGATCTGCAAAACCAACAGATCGAAATTTATCGCCCAGGCCTGGCCTGTGAAACTCAGTCTTTACCCACACGTTTAGAAGGTGGTGAACTGTTGCCCGGCCTGGTCATGACAATAAATTAA
- a CDS encoding NAD-dependent malic enzyme — MTALTPNPSFSLTMRIEIPQQPGMLARILQAIAEVGGDLGHINLVKHSRDFTVRDVNVAAASTEHAEAIVNAVKEQTHCRILEVFDRTFNLHQGGKITVTSKIPLQGQDDLAMAYTPGVGRICTAIAQEPDQVHRLTVKGHMVAIVTDGSAVLGLGNLGPEAALPVMEGKAMLFQEFGGLDAFPICLDTQDVDEIVQAVKHIAPVFGGVNLEDISAPRCFEVETRLKQELDIPIFHDDQHGTAIVSLAALFNALKLVNKTLSQVRIVINGAGAAGVAIARLLRQAGVTDIFLCDSKGIISLDRTDLTPGKKEFAVKQAGNLALAMTNADVFLGVSAPGVVSVEMVKSMAPNPIVFAMANPIPEIQPELVRDIVAVMATGRSDYPNQINNVLAFPGVFKGALGCRAKALTTEMFLQAAQAIAELVTPSELNREFIVPSVFDRRVAPAVAAAVEHCARHQGLARI; from the coding sequence ATGACCGCCCTGACTCCAAACCCCAGTTTTAGCTTGACGATGCGGATTGAGATTCCCCAACAGCCAGGAATGTTAGCCCGAATTCTCCAGGCCATTGCCGAAGTCGGGGGTGATTTAGGACATATCAATTTGGTCAAACATAGCCGAGATTTTACAGTTCGTGATGTTAATGTGGCTGCTGCCAGTACGGAACACGCTGAAGCCATTGTTAATGCCGTCAAAGAGCAAACCCACTGCCGGATTTTGGAAGTTTTTGACCGGACATTTAACCTGCATCAGGGTGGCAAAATTACCGTTACCAGCAAGATTCCCCTCCAAGGCCAAGATGATTTAGCCATGGCCTATACACCAGGGGTAGGTCGGATTTGTACCGCCATTGCCCAAGAGCCAGACCAAGTGCATCGCTTAACCGTCAAGGGGCATATGGTGGCGATTGTGACCGATGGGAGTGCGGTTTTGGGCCTGGGGAATTTGGGGCCAGAGGCCGCGTTACCCGTGATGGAAGGTAAAGCCATGTTGTTTCAAGAGTTTGGGGGCCTGGATGCCTTTCCAATTTGTTTGGATACCCAAGATGTAGATGAAATTGTCCAGGCCGTGAAGCATATTGCGCCGGTCTTTGGGGGCGTTAACTTAGAAGATATTAGCGCGCCCCGTTGCTTTGAAGTGGAAACTCGTCTCAAGCAAGAACTGGATATTCCAATTTTCCATGATGATCAACATGGAACTGCCATTGTCTCCCTAGCGGCGTTATTCAATGCCTTGAAGTTAGTCAATAAAACCCTCTCTCAGGTACGAATTGTTATTAATGGGGCCGGGGCAGCCGGAGTGGCCATTGCCCGATTATTACGCCAGGCCGGGGTGACGGATATTTTCCTCTGTGACTCGAAAGGAATTATTTCCCTAGATCGGACAGATTTAACACCTGGGAAAAAAGAGTTTGCGGTTAAACAGGCTGGAAATTTAGCCCTTGCTATGACTAATGCTGATGTCTTTTTAGGCGTGAGTGCTCCGGGGGTAGTTTCGGTCGAGATGGTCAAATCCATGGCCCCAAATCCAATTGTCTTTGCGATGGCTAACCCGATTCCCGAAATTCAACCAGAACTAGTCCGCGATATTGTTGCCGTTATGGCCACTGGCCGGAGCGATTACCCCAATCAAATTAATAATGTTTTGGCGTTTCCGGGTGTCTTCAAAGGAGCCTTGGGCTGTCGAGCGAAAGCCTTAACCACCGAGATGTTTCTCCAGGCCGCCCAAGCCATTGCCGAATTGGTGACTCCCAGCGAACTGAACCGGGAATTTATTGTCCCCTCTGTCTTTGATCGGCGGGTGGCTCCAGCAGTGGCGGCAGCGGTAGAACATTGTGCCAGACATCAAGGCCTGGCCCGGATATAG